One genomic region from Populus nigra chromosome 8, ddPopNigr1.1, whole genome shotgun sequence encodes:
- the LOC133700823 gene encoding mediator of RNA polymerase II transcription subunit 9, with amino-acid sequence MDQSFSGGGSWTVIPSVPTHSGSPAHSNQDQFYLSPQQQQPQFTQFQQQQQQQQFNQQQQQFQQQQQYQQQQPQQQRFIQQQQQPQVQQQNHHHQSLASHFHLLQLAENLADAIENGTRDQHSDALVTELNTHFDKCQQLLNSISSSINAKAMTVEGQKRKLEESEQLLNQRRELIGKYRNSVEELLKSEP; translated from the exons ATGGATCAATCATTCAGTGGAGGAGGGAGCTGGACAGTGATCCCAAGCGTTCCGACACACAGTGGCTCGCCTGCACACTCAAATCAAGACCAGTTTTACCTCTCTCCACAGCAGCAACAACCACAATTTACTCAgtttcagcagcagcagcagcagcagcagtttaaccaacagcaacaacaatttcaacagcagcagcaatatCAGCAACAACAGCCCCAGCAACAACGTTTTAttcaacaacagcaacaaccgCAAGTGCAGCAACAGAACCATCACCACCAATCATTGGCTTCACACTTTCATCTCTTACAA TTGGCGGAGAACTTAGCTGATGCTATTGAGAATGGAACTCGGGATCAGCATTCTGATGCTTtg GTCACTGAATTGAACACTCACTTTGACAAGTGTCAGCAGCTGTTGAATTCCATTTCAAGCTCAATTAATGCTAAAGCCATG ACAGTTGAGGGACAAAAGCGAAAGCTGGAGGAGAGTGAACAATTGCTAAATCAAAGGAG GGAGCTAATCGGCAAGTACAGAAATTCTGTTGAAGAGCTTCTCAAGTCTGAGCCATGA
- the LOC133700492 gene encoding uncharacterized protein LOC133700492 yields the protein MAVKPTVALRAVLVGGVAIFAKVASVMKAAGGVKLGAAAAAVTAAATAAISGPKKDSNDTSPSPSPSPSQ from the coding sequence ATGGCAGTAAAACCAACAGTTGCCTTGAGGGCTGTACTGGTAGGGGGTGTAGCAATATTTGCGAAAGTAGCAAGTGTAATGAAGGCTGCTGGTGGTGTGAAGCTAGGGGCTGCTGCAGCAGCTGTCACAGCAGCTGCAACTGCTGCTATTTCTGGaccaaaaaaagattcaaatgaTACTTCACCTTCACCTTCACCTTCACCTTCACAGTGA